Proteins encoded by one window of Pseudomonadota bacterium:
- a CDS encoding DegT/DnrJ/EryC1/StrS family aminotransferase, which translates to MIPMLDLARLHAPLAAELERAFRETLESGRFIGGPAVERFEEELAAHVGARFAVGTSSGTDALLAALMALGVSPGDEVITTPFSFFATAGCIARLGARPVFADLEPGGFHVDPSRIEERITSRTVGVLPAHLFGACAAAGEIRAISERRGLWLLEDAAQAIGATRDGRAAGTFGAAGALSFFPAKNLGALGDAGAVVTDDPGLAARIRLLREHGAAQRNRHEAKGGNFRLDALQAALLSVKLPHLPRWEEGRRGVARFYSEELRGLGDLVLPAERPGDRHVFNQYVVRTSRRDALAAALEADGIGCALYYPTPLHLQPCFERLGVRPGELENAERACREAIALPIDPLLAEDERAAVVRAVRRAMEKR; encoded by the coding sequence ATGATCCCGATGCTCGATCTCGCGCGCCTGCACGCGCCGCTCGCCGCGGAGCTCGAGCGCGCGTTCCGTGAGACGCTCGAGAGCGGGCGGTTCATCGGCGGCCCGGCGGTAGAGCGTTTCGAAGAGGAGCTCGCGGCGCACGTGGGCGCGCGGTTCGCCGTCGGCACGAGCTCGGGCACGGACGCGCTCCTCGCGGCGCTCATGGCGCTCGGCGTCTCGCCCGGCGACGAGGTGATCACGACGCCGTTCTCGTTCTTCGCGACGGCCGGGTGCATCGCCCGCCTCGGCGCGCGCCCCGTCTTCGCCGACCTCGAGCCCGGCGGCTTCCACGTCGATCCCTCGCGCATCGAAGAGCGGATCACCTCTCGCACGGTCGGCGTCCTCCCGGCGCACCTGTTCGGAGCGTGCGCGGCGGCAGGCGAGATCCGGGCGATCTCGGAGAGGCGCGGCCTGTGGCTGCTCGAGGACGCGGCCCAGGCGATCGGCGCCACGCGGGACGGCAGGGCCGCCGGGACGTTCGGCGCCGCGGGCGCGCTCTCCTTCTTCCCGGCGAAGAACCTCGGCGCGCTCGGGGACGCGGGCGCGGTCGTGACGGACGATCCGGGGCTCGCCGCGCGGATCCGGCTCCTGCGCGAGCACGGCGCGGCGCAGAGGAACCGCCACGAGGCGAAGGGCGGCAACTTCCGGCTCGACGCCCTGCAGGCCGCGCTCCTCTCGGTCAAGCTGCCCCACCTCCCGCGGTGGGAGGAGGGTCGCAGGGGCGTGGCGCGGTTCTACTCCGAGGAGCTGCGCGGGCTCGGCGATCTCGTCCTGCCGGCCGAGCGCCCGGGCGATCGCCACGTCTTCAACCAGTACGTCGTGCGCACGTCGCGCCGCGACGCGCTCGCCGCCGCGCTCGAGGCGGACGGGATCGGCTGCGCCCTGTACTACCCGACGCCGCTGCACCTGCAGCCGTGCTTCGAGCGCCTCGGGGTGCGGCCCGGCGAGCTCGAGAACGCCGAGCGCGCGTGCCGCGAGGCGATCGCCTTGCCGATCGACCCGCTTCTGGCGGAAGATGAGCGGGCGGCCGTCGTCCGCGCCGTGCGCCGCGCCATGGAGAAGAGATGA